One region of Manis pentadactyla isolate mManPen7 chromosome 9, mManPen7.hap1, whole genome shotgun sequence genomic DNA includes:
- the PCNX3 gene encoding pecanex-like protein 3 isoform X1: protein MQPTGARSAPRLPAGSLPRSSSGPGVGARIPPMVLQILRQGVWASLTGGWFFDPHQSTFSNCFHLYVWIFLLTFPFLLYMVLPPSLMVAGVYCLVVAVIFATIKTVNYRLHAMFDQGEIVEKRNSTMGELEEQPAQGDSSLPRDPGVEMTVFRKVSSTPPVRCSSQHSVFGFNQVSELLPRMEDSGPLRDIKELVREQGSNNVIVTSADREMLKLSSQEKLIGDLPQTPPGAAPDPSLPSTDSSERSPLAGDGAPWSGSSVVDTPMSPLLKGSLSQELSKSFLTLTRPDRTLVRTSSRREQRRGASGYQPLDRRGSGEPTPQKAGSSDSCFSGTDRETLSSFKSEKTNSTHLDSPPGGQAPEGSDTDPPSEAELPASPDAGVPSDDTLRSFDTVIGAGTPPGPAEPLLVVRPKDLALLRPSKRRPPMRRHSPPGRAPRRPLLEAGGFFEDEDTSEGSELSPASSLRSQRRYSTDSSSSTSCYSPESSRGAAGGPRKRRAPHGAEEGTAVPPKRPYGTQRTPSTASAKTHARVLSMDGAGGDVLRAPLAGSKAELEAQAGVELAAGEPTVLPAEARRGPAANQPGWRGELQEEGAVGGAAEEMGKRDRSSSVRRTQAIRRRHNAGSNPTPPASVMGSPPSSLQEAQRSRAASHSRALTLPSALHFASSLLLTRAGANVHEACTFDDTSEGAVHYFYDESGVRRSYTFGLAGGGYENPVGQQGEQAANGAWDRHSHSSSFHSADVPEAAGSLNLLQPRPVVLQGMQVRRVPLEIPEFDLLDQDSLHESQEQTLMEEALPRAQHSYKYWLLPGRWTSVRYERLALLALLDRTRGLVENILGVGLSSLVAFLGYLLLLKGFFSDIWVFQFCLVIASCQYSLLKSVQPDAASPMHGHNWVIAYSRPVYFCICCLLIWLLDALGSAQPFPPVSLYGLTLFSASFFFCARDVATVFTLCFPFVFLLGLLPQVNTCLMYLLEQIDMHGFGGTAATSPLTAVFSLSRSLLAAALLYGFCLGAIKTPWPEQHVPVLFSVFCGLLVALSYHLSRQSSDPTVLWSLVRSKLFPELEERSLETARAEPPDPLPDKMRQSVREVLHSDLVMCAVIAVLTFAISASTVFIALKSVLGFVLYALAGAVGFFTHYLLPQLRKQLPWFCLSQPVLKPLEYSQYEVRGAAQVMWFEKLYASLQCVEKYLIYPAVVLNALTVDAHTVVTYPDKFCLYCRALLMTVAGLKLLRSAFCCPPQQYLTLAFTVLLFHFDCPRLSQGFLLDYFLMSLLCSKLWDLLYKLRFVLTYIAPWQITWGSAFHAFAQPFAVPHSAMLFVQALLSALFSTPLNPLLGSAVFIMSYARPLKFWERDYNTKRVDHSNTRLVTQLDRNPGADDNNLNSIFYEHLTRSLQHTLCGDLVLGRWGNYGPGDCFVLASDYLNALVHLIEVGNGLITFQLRGLEFRGTYCQQREVEAITEGVEEDEGCCCCEPGHLPRVLSFNAAFGQRWLAWEVTASKYVLEGYSISDNNAASMLQVFDLRKILITYYVKSIIYYVSRSPKLEAWLSHEGITAALRPVRAPGYADSDPTFLLSVDEDYDLRLSGLSLPSFCAAHLEWIQYCASRRGQPVDQDWNSPLVTLCFGLCVLGRRALGTASHSMSASLEPFLYGLHALFKGDFRITSPRDEWVFADMDLLHRVVAPGVRMALKLHQDHFTSPDEYEEPAALYDAIAANEERLVISHEGDPAWRSAILSNTPSLLALRHVLDDASDEYKIIMLNRRHLSFRVIKVNRECVRGLWAGQQQELVFLRNRNPERGSIQNAKQALRNMINSSCDQPLGYPIYVSPLTTSLAGSHPQLRALWGGPVSLGAIARWLLHSWERLHKGCGAGCNSGGNVDDSDCGGGGGLTTLSNNPPLAHPTPENTAGSGDQPLPPGPGWGPRSSLSGSGDGRPPPLLQWPPPRLPGPTPASPVPTEGPRPSRPPGPGLLSSEGSSGKWSLGGRKGLGGSEGEPASGSPKGGTPKSQVPLDLSLSPDISTNASPPRAAQDIPCLDSTEPESGTPTGAPGDWPAPAEERESPAAQPLLEHQY, encoded by the exons ATGCAGCCGACGGGTGCTCGGTCCGCCCCGCGCCTACCCGCCGGCTCGCTCCCTCGGAGCAGTTctgggccgggggtgggggccCGGATCCCGCCTATG GTATTGCAGATCCTGCGCCAGGGGGTGTGGGCCTCGCTCACCGGCGGTTGGTTCTTCGATCCGCACCAGAGCACCTTCTCCAACTGCTTCCACCTCTATGTCTGGATCTTCTTGCTCACCTTTCCCTTCTTGCTGTACATG GTCCTGCCCCCCAGCTTGATGGTGGCTGGCGTGTACTGCCTTGTGGTGGCTGTCATCTTCGCTACCATCAAGACTGTGAACTATCGGCTGCATGCTATGTTCGACCAGGGCGAAATTGTGGAGAAGCGCAACTCCACCATGGGGGAGCTGGAGGAACAGCCTGCCCAGGGGGACAGCAGTCTGCCCAG GGACCCTGGAGTGGAGATGACAGTGTTTCGGAAAGTGAGTTCCACACCCCCAGTACGCTGTAGCTCCCAGCATTCTGTGTTTGGCTTCAACCAGGTCTCG GAGTTGTTGCCCCGGATGGAGGACTCTGGCCCCCTAAGAG ACATCAAGGAGTTGGTGCGGGAGCAGGGCAGCAACAACGTGATTGTCACCTCAGCTGACCGAGAGATGCTGAAGTTGAGCTCACAGGAAAAACTGA TTGGAGACCTTCCCCAGACGCCCCCGggggctgccccagacccctcTCTCCCTAGCACGGACTCTTCAGAACGTTCTCCCCTCGCTGGAGATGGAGCCCCCTGGAGTGGGAGCAGCGTGGTTGACACTCCCATGAGCCCTCTACTGAAGGGGAGCCTCAGCCAGGAGCTGAGCAAGAGCTTCCTGACCCTGACCCGGCCTGACCGGACCCTGGTGAGGACCAGCAGTCGACGGGAACAACGCCGGGGAGCGAGTGGCTACCAGCCCCTCGACCGGCGGGGCTCGGGTGAGCCAACGCCCCAGAAAGCTGGCTCTTCAGATTCCTGCTTCAGTGGCACTGACAGGGAGACATTGAGCAGCTTCAAGAGTGAGAAGACCAACTCCACCCACCTGGACAGCCCCCCTGGGGGGCAGGCCCCTGAGGGCAGCGACACAGACCCCCCCTCTGAGGCTGAGCTGCCTGCCTCACCAGATGCTGGAGTCCCCTCAGATGACACACTGCGTTCCTTTGACACAGTCATAGGAGCAGGGACACCACCGGGTCCGGCTGAGCCACTCCTGGTTGTGCGGCCCAAGGACTTGGCTCTGCTGCGGCCTAGCAAACGGCGGCCACCTATGAGAAGACACTCCCCACCTGGCCGTGCCCCTCGGCGGCCCCTGCTTGAAGCAGGGGGCTTCTTTGAGGATGAAGATACCAGCGAGGGCAGTGAACTGAGCCCGGCCTCTAGTCTTCGATCTCAGCGCCGCTACAGTACTGACAGCTCCTCTTCTACTTCCTGCTACTCCCCTGAGAGCTCCCGGGGTGCAGCAGGGGGACCCCGGAAGCGAAGGGCTCCCCATGGGGCTGAGGAGGGGACTGCTGTGCCCCCTAAGAGGCCCTATGGGACCCAGCGGACGCCTAGTACCGCCAGCGCCAAAACACATGCACGTGTGCTGAGCATGGATGGGGCAGGGGGTGATGTCCTAAGGGCCCCCCTGGCTGGCTCCAAGGCTGAGCTGGAGGCCCAGGCAGGGGTGGAGCTGGCTGCTGGTGAGCCCACTGTGCTACCTGCCGAGGCCCGCAGGGGACCCGCTGCTAACCAGCCCGGCTGGCGGGGGGAGCTGCAGGAGGAAGGTGCCGTTGGGGGAG CGGCAGAGGAGATGGGCAAACGGGACCGCTCGAGTAGTGTGAGGCGGACCCAGGCCATCCGGAGACGCCACAATGCCGGCAGCAaccccacccctccagcctctgtcATGGGCTCACCACCCAG CAGCCTGCAGGAAGCTCAGCGCAGCCGGGCTGCCTCCCACTCCCGGGCGCTGACGCTGCCCTCTGCCCTGCACTTCGCCTCCTCACTGCTGCTCACTCGGGCTGGCGCCAACGTGCATGAGGCCTGCACCTTTGATGACACCTCTGAGGGTGCCGTGCACTACTTCTATGATGAGAGCG GCGTGAGGCGTTCCTACACTTTTGGCCTGGCTGGAGGCGGCTATGAGAACCCCGTagggcagcagggggagcaggcAGCCAACGGAGCCTG GGACCGCCACTCGCATTCCTCCAGCTTCCACTCAGCTGATGTCCCCGAGGCGGCGGGCAGCCTGAACTTATTGCAGCCAAGGCCTGTGGTTCTGCAGGGCATGCAGGTGCGCCGCGTGCCCCTGGAGATCCCAGAG TTTGACCTGCTGGACCAGGACTCCCTGCACGAATCCCAGGAGCAGACGCTGATGGAGGAGGCACTGCCCCGTGCCCAGCACAGCTACAAGTACTGGCTTCTTCCTGGCCGTTGGACCTCTGTGCGCTACGAGCGGCTCGCCCTGCTGGCCTTGCTGGACCG GACTCGGGGGCTGGTGGAGAACATCCTCGGCGTTGGCCTGAGCAGCCTTGTTGCCTTCCTGGGCTACCTGTTGCTGCTCAAGGGCTTCTTCAGCGACATCTGGGTCTTCCAGTTCTGCCTTGTCATTGCCTCCTGCCAGTATTCTCTACTCAAG AGTGTGCAGCCTGATGCGGCATCTCCCATGCAT GGCCACAACTGGGTGATTGCGTACAGTCGGCCCGTCTACTTCTGCATCTGCTGTCTCCTCATCTGGCTGCTGGATGCCCTGGGCTCGGCTCAGCCCTTCCCGCCCGTCTCCCTCTACGGCCTCACCCTCTTCTCCGCCTCCTTCTTCTTCTGTGCCCGTGACGTGGCCACTG TGTTCACCTTGTGCTTCCCGTTCGTCTTCCTCCTGGGCCTCCTGCCCCAGGTCAATACCTGCCTCATGTACCTGCTGGAGCAGATAGACATGCATGGCTTTGGGGGCACAG CTGCCACCAGCCCGCTCACCGCGGTCTTCAGCCTCTCCCGCAGCCTGCTGGCTGCTGCCCTGCTCTACGGCTTCTGCCTTGGGGCCATCAAG ACTCCTTGGCCAGAGCAGCACGTCCCTGTCCTCTTCTCGGTCTTCTGTGGCCTCCTGGTGGCGCTGTCTTACCACTTGAGCCGGCAGAGCAGTGACCCCACCGTGCTCTG GTCTCTGGTCCGGAGCAAGCTCTTCCCTGAGCTGGAGGAACGGAGCTTAGAGACAGCCCGGGCCGAGCCGCCAGACCCACTTCCAGACAAGATGCGCCAGTCAGTG CGTGAAGTTCTGCACTCTGACCTGGTGATGTGTGCGGTGATCGCTGTGCTCACCTTCGCCATCAGCGCCAGCACCGTCTTCATCGCCCTGAAG TCGGTGCTGGGTTTCGTGTTGTACGCGCTGGCTGGGGCCGTGGGCTTCTTCACACATTACCTGCTGCCGCAGCTCCGCAAGCAGCTGCCCTGGTTCTGCCTGTCCCAGCCTGTGCTGAAGCCGCTGGAGTACAGCCAGTACGAAGTGCGCG GCGCAGCCCAGGTGATGTGGTTTGAGAAGTTGTATGCCAGCCTGCAGTGTGTCGAGAAGTACCTCATCTACCCTGCCGTGGTGCTCAATGCCCTCACAGTGGATGCCCACACTGTCGTCACCTACCCGGACAAGTTCTGCCTCTA CTGCCGGGCGCTGCTGATGACGGTGGCTGGGCTGAAGCTGCTGCGCTCGGCCTTCTGCTGCCCGCCCCAGCAGTACCTGACCTTGGCCTTCACCGTCCTGCTCTTCCACTTCGACTGTCCGCGCCTCTCTCAGGGCTTTCTGCTCGACTACTTCCTCATGTCCCTGCTCTGCAGTAAG CTGTGGGACCTGCTGTACAAGCTGCGTTTTGTGCTGACCTACATCGCGCCCTGGCAGATCACCTGGGGCTCGGCTTTCCACGCTTTTGCCCAGCCCTTTGCTGTGCCAC ACTCAGCCATGCTGTTCGTTCAGGCCCTGCTCTCCGCGCTCTTCTCCACCCCACTCAACCCCCTCTTGGGCAGCGCTGTTTTCATTATGTCCTACGCACGGCCCCTCAAGTTCTGGGAGCGCGACTACAA CACTAAACGTGTGGATCATTCCAACACCCGCCTGGTCACACAGCTGGACCGGAACCCCG GCGCTGATGACAACAACCTCAACTCCATCTTCTATGAGCACTTGACACGCTCGCTGCAGCACACGCTGTGTGGGGACCTGGTGCTGGGCCGCTGGGGCAACTATGGCCCTGGGGACTGCTTTGTCCTGGCCTCCGACTACCTCAATGCCCTGGTGCACCTCATCGAGGTTGGCAACGGCCTCATCACCTTCCAGCTGCGCGGCCTTGAGTTCCGGG GTACTTACTGCCAGCAGCGCGAGGTGGAGGCCATCACGGAGGGCGTGGAGGAGGATgagggctgctgctgctgcgaGCCTGGCCACCTGCCTCGGGTCCTGTCCTTCAATGCTGCCTTTGGGCAGCGCTGGCTGGCCTGGGAGGTGACAGCCAGCAAGTATGTGCTGGAGGGCTACAGCATCAGCGACAACAACGCCGCCTCCATGCTGCAGGTCTTTGACCTCCGCAAGATCCTTATCACCTACTATGTCAAG AGCATCATCTACTACGTGAGCCGCTCGCCAAAGCTGGAGGCATGGCTGAGCCACGAGGGCATCACAGCAGCTCTGCGGCCTGTGCGGGCACCTGGCTATGCTGACTCAGACCCCACCTTCTTGCTGAGCGTAGACGAGGACTATGACCTCCGCCTCTCTGGACTCTCGCTGCCCTCCTTCTGCGCAGCACACCTCGAGTGGATCCAGTACTGCGCCTCCCGGCGCGGCCAG CCCGTGGATCAGGATTGGAACTCGCCACTGGTTACGCTGTGTTTTGGCCTATGTGTGCTGGGCCGCCGGGCCCTGGGGACAGCCTCACACAGCATGTCTGCCAG CCTGGAGCCCTTCCTCTACGGCCTGCACGCCCTGTTCAAGGGGGACTTCCGTATCACCTCCCCACGCGATGAGTGGGTCTTTGCTGACATGGACCTGCTTCATCGCGTGGTGGCACCTGGGGTTCGCATGGCCCTCAAGCTCCACCAG gATCACTTCACATCCCCAGATGAGTATGAGGAGCCAGCTGCCCTGTATGATGCCATCGCGGCCAATGAGGAGCGGCTGGTCATCTCGCACGAGGGTGACCCCGCCTGGCGCAGTGCCATCCTCAGCAACACGCCCTCACTGCTGGCGCTGCGCCATGTCCTGGATGATGCCTCCGACGAGTACAAGATCATCATGCTCAACCGGCGCCACCTGAGCTTCCGAGTCATCAAG GTGAATCGCGAGTGTGTGCGTGGCCTGTGGGCTGGACAGCAGCAGGAGCTGGTGTTCCTGCGCAACCGCAACCCCGAGCGTGGCAGTATCCAGAACGCCAAGCAGGCACTCCGCAACATGATCAATTCCTCCTGTGACCAGCCGCTGGGCTACCCCATCTACGTGTCACCCCTTACCACCTCTCTGGCCGGCAGCCATCCCCAGCTGCGTGCGCTGTGGGGTGGCCCCGTCAGCCTGGGCGCCATCGCCCGCTGGCTTCTGCACAGCTGGGAGAG GCTTCATAAGGGCTGTGGTGCTGGCTGCAACAGCGGTGGGAATGTGGACGACTCAGACTGTGGCGGAGGTGGTGGCTTGACCACCCTCAGCAATAACCCCCCCTTGGCACACCCCACGCCTGAGAACACAGCAG GCAGTGGTGACCAACCCCTCCCACCAGGCCCTGGCTGGGGCCCTCGGTCCTCCCTGAGTGGCTCTGGTGACGGGCGCCCCCCACCTCTGCTGCAGTGGCCACCCCCTCGGCTCCCTGGACCAACCCCTGCTTCACCTGTCCCCACTGAGGGTCCCCGGCCCTCAAGGCCCCCTGGCCCTGGTCTCCTCAGTTCTGAGGGTTCCAGTGGGAAGTGGAGCCTGGGAGGTCGGAAGGGGCTGGGGGGATCCGAGGGGGAGCCAGCCTCAGGGAGCCCCAAAGGAGGCACCCCCAAATCTCAG GTGCCCCTAGACCTCAGCCTCAGTCCAGATATCAGCACCAACGCCTCACCCCCCAGAGCAGCCCAGGACATTCCTTGCTTGGACAGCACTGAACCCGAGAGTGGCACACCCACTGGGGCCCCCGGTGACTGGCCTGCCCCTGCTGAGGAGCGCGAGAGCCCTGCTGCCCAGCCCTTGCTGGAGCATCAGTACTGA